The Bernardetia litoralis DSM 6794 genome includes a window with the following:
- a CDS encoding carboxypeptidase-like regulatory domain-containing protein, with the protein MQQKITLGINKPCSAKFDSFKATKAGGFCGSCQKEVIDFTKMTDKEIIQYFQNNQKKSCGRFNKTQLKTYSTIIPSKRTYNLKKIGIGLMSFSLLSILAMNKSQAQQTTPTVITETSENTENNKKDKNSNLENDPFTITGNVTCAEYGALPSATIHIKGTTLGTITDFDGNFSITIPHRDIILIVSFIGYESKEIKMTENTPSNLKVELYSTCELLGEVSVNEVYQSKQTVWQKFKGLFR; encoded by the coding sequence ATGCAACAAAAAATTACTCTCGGCATTAATAAGCCATGTTCAGCAAAGTTTGATAGCTTTAAAGCTACAAAAGCAGGTGGTTTTTGTGGTTCTTGTCAGAAGGAAGTCATAGATTTTACCAAAATGACTGATAAAGAGATTATACAGTATTTTCAAAATAATCAAAAAAAATCGTGTGGTCGTTTCAATAAAACTCAACTCAAGACTTATTCCACCATTATTCCTTCAAAAAGAACATATAATTTAAAGAAAATAGGAATTGGTTTAATGAGTTTTTCACTGCTTTCAATACTAGCAATGAATAAAAGCCAAGCACAACAGACCACTCCAACGGTTATTACAGAAACATCTGAAAATACAGAGAATAATAAGAAAGATAAAAATTCTAATCTTGAAAATGATCCATTTACAATAACAGGAAATGTTACTTGTGCAGAGTATGGAGCTTTGCCAAGTGCTACTATTCATATAAAGGGAACTACTTTAGGAACTATTACAGATTTTGATGGAAACTTTAGTATTACTATACCTCACAGAGATATTATCCTTATAGTTTCATTTATTGGTTATGAAAGTAAGGAAATAAAAATGACAGAAAATACTCCAAGTAATTTGAAGGTAGAATTATATTCTACTTGTGAACTTTTGGGAGAAGTAAGTGTCAATGAAGTATATCAATCAAAACAAACAGTTTGGCAAAAATTTAAAGGTTTATTTAGATGA
- a CDS encoding SPOR domain-containing protein encodes MNKIIKYRFLLLSISLVYLIGLSSCGTTKPSTSSTASVYNEDLGAFRMALATYKAPTKEVNKTENTETTTISQGSKNVPTSDLIAVDALLSRLAEKNSEFKSLPGYRIQLYTGSDSDKANAVKNKASYILSRHGLRAESVYEQPLFKIKAGYFISQLEAQRQLVAIKDDFPEAILVPDKISMSILRARYQDIKEED; translated from the coding sequence GTGAACAAAATTATAAAATATCGTTTCTTATTACTATCCATTTCATTGGTTTATCTAATAGGTTTGTCTAGTTGTGGAACTACAAAACCTTCTACATCTTCAACAGCCTCTGTGTATAATGAAGATTTGGGAGCATTTAGAATGGCTTTAGCAACTTATAAAGCTCCTACAAAAGAAGTTAATAAAACAGAAAACACAGAAACAACAACTATATCACAAGGAAGTAAGAATGTACCTACTTCGGATTTGATAGCTGTAGATGCTTTGCTTTCTCGTTTAGCAGAAAAAAATTCAGAATTCAAATCTTTACCAGGTTATAGAATTCAACTTTATACGGGTTCAGATAGCGATAAAGCAAATGCAGTAAAAAATAAAGCAAGTTATATACTTTCTAGACATGGGCTTAGAGCTGAGTCGGTTTACGAACAACCTTTATTTAAAATAAAAGCAGGATATTTTATTAGCCAGTTGGAAGCTCAAAGACAACTTGTAGCTATAAAAGATGATTTTCCAGAGGCAATTTTAGTTCCTGATAAAATTAGCATGTCTATCTTACGAGCAAGATATCAGGACATAAAAGAGGAGGATTAG
- the ypfJ gene encoding KPN_02809 family neutral zinc metallopeptidase: MRWKGRQGSSNVEDRRGGGGGRMGGTAGKAGLGIGGIIIVIIVMLLGGDPSALLEGGGATAIQTENQVTTTTNSNERIKDDMGQFSSVVLKETEDVWNKIFKEELNADYPEPKLVLFSGVTNTACGTGKSATGPFYCPADQDIYIDLTFFDELQNRFGAGGDFAAAYVIAHEVGHHVQKQLGASDYVNSQRGRVSETKQNELSVRLELQADFYAGVWAHYADKWKDILEEGDIEEALNAANAIGDDRLQKQAQGYAVPESFTHGTSAQRKKWFLKGYQTGDIKQGDTFKTNDL; the protein is encoded by the coding sequence ATGCGCTGGAAAGGAAGACAAGGAAGTAGTAATGTAGAAGACCGTCGTGGAGGTGGTGGTGGTAGAATGGGTGGTACTGCTGGAAAAGCAGGGCTAGGAATTGGAGGTATAATCATTGTTATTATTGTCATGCTTTTAGGAGGCGACCCTTCTGCTCTTTTGGAAGGTGGTGGAGCTACTGCCATTCAAACCGAAAATCAAGTAACCACAACTACTAATTCTAATGAACGAATTAAGGACGATATGGGACAGTTTTCGTCGGTTGTCTTGAAAGAAACAGAAGATGTTTGGAATAAAATTTTTAAAGAAGAACTCAATGCTGATTATCCAGAACCAAAATTAGTTCTCTTTAGTGGTGTAACAAATACTGCTTGTGGAACAGGCAAGTCTGCAACAGGTCCTTTTTATTGTCCAGCAGACCAAGATATTTATATTGACCTTACTTTTTTCGATGAATTACAAAACCGTTTTGGTGCAGGAGGAGATTTTGCAGCAGCTTATGTAATTGCTCACGAAGTAGGGCATCACGTTCAAAAGCAACTTGGAGCAAGTGATTATGTAAATAGTCAAAGAGGACGAGTTTCAGAAACAAAACAAAATGAGCTTTCTGTTAGATTAGAATTACAAGCTGATTTTTATGCAGGGGTTTGGGCGCATTATGCCGACAAATGGAAAGATATTTTGGAAGAAGGCGATATTGAAGAAGCTCTAAATGCTGCCAATGCTATCGGAGATGACCGTTTACAAAAACAAGCACAAGGATATGCCGTTCCAGAATCATTCACACACGGAACATCAGCACAACGCAAAAAATGGTTTCTAAAAGGTTACCAAACAGGAGATATTAAACAAGGAGATACATTTAAAACAAACGATTTATAG
- a CDS encoding PfkB family carbohydrate kinase, whose amino-acid sequence MSLLVVGSVAFDAIETPFGSTDKIIGGAATFISLCASYFTKPINLVAVVGGDFPKDKIKMLESHGVNTEGLQIKEDEKSFFWKGKYNNDMNSRDTLITELNVLENFDPIIPESYQDCEYLMLGNLAPQVQRTVIERLKKRPKLIVMDTMNFWMDVALEELMKTLKLVDVVSINDEEARQLSGEYSLVKAARKIHAMGPKYVIIKKGEHGALLFQMNEEDDKIYYAPALPLEEVFDPTGAGDTFAAGFIGYMAQQGTIDFATMSKAVIKGSAMASFCVEKFGTERLENLSSKEIAQRERKFADLIGTVFV is encoded by the coding sequence ATGAGTTTATTAGTAGTCGGTTCGGTTGCCTTTGATGCCATCGAAACACCTTTCGGAAGTACAGACAAAATCATTGGTGGTGCAGCCACTTTTATTAGCCTTTGCGCTTCTTATTTTACCAAACCTATCAATTTGGTAGCCGTAGTGGGCGGTGATTTTCCCAAAGATAAAATCAAAATGTTAGAGTCACATGGCGTAAATACCGAAGGACTACAAATCAAAGAAGATGAAAAATCATTTTTTTGGAAAGGAAAATATAACAATGACATGAATTCTAGAGATACACTTATCACTGAATTGAATGTTTTAGAAAACTTTGACCCAATTATTCCAGAATCATATCAAGATTGTGAATATCTGATGTTAGGTAATCTTGCGCCACAAGTTCAGCGTACAGTTATCGAAAGATTAAAAAAACGTCCGAAACTTATTGTTATGGATACAATGAATTTTTGGATGGATGTTGCATTAGAAGAATTAATGAAAACATTAAAACTTGTTGATGTTGTTTCTATCAATGATGAAGAAGCTCGTCAGCTTTCAGGAGAATATTCACTTGTAAAGGCTGCTCGCAAAATTCATGCAATGGGGCCTAAATATGTGATTATCAAAAAAGGAGAACATGGCGCACTTCTTTTCCAAATGAATGAAGAGGATGATAAAATTTATTATGCTCCAGCTCTTCCATTAGAAGAAGTATTCGATCCAACTGGTGCAGGTGATACATTTGCAGCAGGTTTTATTGGTTATATGGCACAACAAGGAACGATTGATTTTGCTACCATGTCGAAAGCAGTAATCAAAGGTTCGGCAATGGCTTCTTTTTGTGTTGAAAAATTTGGAACAGAGCGTTTAGAAAATCTTTCTTCAAAAGAAATTGCTCAACGTGAACGCAAATTTGCTGACTTAATAGGAACTGTATTTGTTTAA